Below is a window of Malania oleifera isolate guangnan ecotype guangnan chromosome 1, ASM2987363v1, whole genome shotgun sequence DNA.
GTTTTCATCattaattgttattatataattCATCTTTTTAGTTATAcattttatgattataatattttttattttgaaattttggttACACAATATAAATCTTCAATCTAAATTAATTAGATATTATTTTAACCAACAAATTAGAAGAGCTTGTCTAATTTACTTTATGTATTGTGTGCCTGATTGATTAATTGATAGTATGTCATATTACAAGTTAGTGCATTTTATTTTCTGAATTTATTGTTATGCATATAATTaatgaaaagtgaaaaaaaaaatataagatttctGTTGattattttaaccaatttaaaatttattgccatTTATGTCGACAAAAAATTTATTACCCTTACTAAATGACGTTAGTAAATCATACTTGAAGccctaaaaaatttaaaaatcttcttaAGAATGGTTAATGGCTTACAACATAAAAATATGCCAATATAGATTAGGTTTTATAAGCCTAAAAAAGGATTCATGACCATTACATCTGATTCCTGTTACGTGAAATTTGTTACTTTTGTCTTTTACCACACTTGTTACCATCGCATTATGAATCATGCGAACATGACTGTTGCTTCCTCTTGGCTACTTTTCGTTTATATTAGGAGTTCCACCGAGGGTTTTAAAAAGTGGAATATGTTATTTGTTGAGAAATCATAGAATATGTTATTCATTTAGAATTATATTTTacgaaaaaaaaaagggataaatCTTTTGACAAGGGGATTcactttctctttatttattcatcataatggaggagatTTTGACAAGATTACTTAGAAAAAACTATGAGACAGATTGTATTGGACAATATCATCTGATTGTGGCCTTTTTGGTTTCGCATTTGCTTTATGCgaatgatattcttattttttgcAAAAAGTGGGAAaatgtctattagaaatttggtttacACTCTGAAGATGTATGAGAAATGGTCGAGTCAAAAAGTCAGCAAGACAAAGTCTgcgttattcctttcgaaatacattaCTCCTGCTTGAATACTTGGGTTATTGTGAATCACGGGTTTCATTGAAGGTAAATTCCcagttacgtatttgggtgtgcctttGGTTTCTAGAAAATTGTCTTCCAAGATCTTAGAGCCTCTTATAGAGAAGATTaggaagaaaattgtagggtaGAAATTTAAGTTGCTTTCTCAAAGTGGAAGATTGATCTTATTAacacatgtgttgtctagcatgctaATACATTTGATGTCGATTATTAATGTTTCACAGGTCACATTTTATCGCATCAACTctctttttgctaattttttatggggagaggtgaaaggtaaGAGGAAGATATATTGGCGCTCTTAGGAGAAAATTTGTAAACAACCTCAGAAGGGGGTATGGGCTTAAAAGATcttaaagaagtccaaaaatcacttctcatgaaattttcttttagactattcacttctaacaatctatggtcaggttttttcaagactaaatattatagaaatgatcatttattaataaggaaggggagaccaaatgattcTCGATTCTGGAAATCAGTGATGGCCACCATtgcagaagttatggataatgttaaaattttagtGAGAGGTGGGAATTCTTATTTTTGGTTTGATAGGTGGCTTACATCAGGCTCGTTAGCGGTGCGCATTGAGGATATTTTAAACAAGAAGTTGTGTATTATGGATTGCTGACTGAATAATAACTGGAACTTTAATTTATTAATGGAATTAGTTGGGGCCGACAAAACAATGGAAATCTTACATAATGTGTCAACTGGTAAAAGTGGTCAGGATATATTCATCTGGAAGTCTGCCCCTGATggcaatttctctacaaaaacggcatgggaggcagtgaggagcagaagtgataattttgagtggaaGGAGTGGTTTTTACATTCTCTATTGCATAGAAGAATCTCAATATGTTTATGGAAAGTTTGGTTTAGATGCTTGacagtagatgatagaattcaggaaaaaaaaatatcGATGGCTTCGACTTATGATTGCTGCGTGTAGaaaagtcaggaaaacattgatcacattctttctttaggagaAGTGGCTTCAAAGGTTTGGTGTCGGgttagtgtggtgttggggattcctttccaacagTTCCTTCCCTGAAAAAAACATAATTGCAAACTGGTTCCACTATActcgaaaatcatctattaaaagTATTTTAATCGGTCTAATttcgtgtttgattacgtggcgcctctggaatcgaagatgcaaagcgagaatggaagaaGTTTACCAAAGTGTAGATcaaatgtggagaagtgttcaatattgggttagttctttagctaagagctctaattcttttcaaaaattgaagatatcGGACATTACAATTTTCAAAGAGTTTCAAATTTAGCATCAGGAAGTTTGTGTCATGCCTAGAAAAATTATCTCGTGGGTTAAAACTTATTTGTGATAGGAGTTATAGGGGAAATCTgagtacttcaggaggtggaggaatcatTTGGGACTGTCATGGCATGGTGAAAGTGACTTTTTCAatctattttggcaatggtacgaacaatACTACGGAACTAAAAGCAATCTTAGAAGGAATTTGTTTATGCaaacgacttcattattttaatgtgattattgaaagtgacttgagaattgttgttgattggtttcggaaaggtagatataccttgtggtatctttgggatttttgggaggacttTGTGGCGTAGCTAGAAGGAGTGAAATTCATGGTGATTAATCAATATgagatttttgtttggttggtttagattttttttttttttttagcttattttattatttttgtttttgttaggtctgtttagatttgtttcttatttagctttgtttggatttgtagttctattttggttggttgtggtgttatttttgggaggtatttaatgtcttttttatttgtaatctctcaatgcttgtcatgtaaccatggtattccttcgccaaaagtgagagtatattaataaataattggaggtgccgccctcctttagCTAATAAAAAGTTTAAATCCACTGAATGACAAACATctctaaatttataaataattttatttaattatctaTAAGATATATTTTGAAACAAGGAAAGGAGCTTAACACAACATGTAAACTTAAAAAGGCCAAAATTTATTCTATGGCCAATCATATGGTAGATGGGATGTTGTAGGTAGGCTAAAACTTTAGGCAGTTAATGTGTTTCCAATGTCTATGACAAAACGGTATCTAACATCACCCTTTGCAAGACGTTCCATGGCAATGTTCACATAATCCATTGGAATCACCTCAATATCTGTCGTTATGTTGTGTTTTGCTGCAAAATCAATCATCTCTTGTGTCTCCTTCATGCCCCCAATGCAACTCCCAGCCACTTGTTTCCTTCCTGTCATTCCTCAAACCATGTTAGGAGATCATTACAATTACAATTTGAGTTCATATGTGCATTCAACTGGACCATTCAAATGCAACAAGCTTGAAAGGCCAATGTttgagaaaaagagaaagaatggAAGGATAAACAAGCAAGAAGTGGTGGATATTCCTTACCCATAACAAGGGGGAAGGCTGGCAGCTCAAGTGGCCTATCTGGTAAACCAACCATAACAAGCTTACCATTGGACTTCAAGAGTCCAAGTAGTGGCATGAGAGGGTGAACTGCAGAGACTGTGTCAATGATACCATCCATTGTGCTCATTGCAGCCTGTACACATTAGTAAATAATAAGAAATTGATAAACAAATTACTTGCATCAAAGAACTATAGGGGATAACAATAAGTTCAAAATGGACTATATGCACGTACAGTCATCTGATCTTGGTCACGACTGACCAAAAATGAATCGGCACCGAGATGCTCCATAGCTTCATTCTTCTTGTTAGGTGTGGTGCTAATCACTGTCACTTTTACTCCAAAGGCTTTTGCGAACTTCACAGCTACATGCCCCAAACCACCCAGACCTACCACTCCCACATGCATGCCAGGCTTGTCAAGGCCATAGTATTTTAAAGGACTATATACTGTGATCCCCGCACATAAGAGAGGAGCACCACCATCAAGaggcatgttttcaggaattcgAACCACAAAGTGCTCATCCGCTACCATCATATTGGAGTAGCCACCATATGTGGCGGTTCCATCATAGTAAGTTGTAGCATACGTGAGTATCATTTTCGGGCAATAATTTTCCAGGTCATGTTTGCAATTGTCGCAGGAGTGACAAGATCCTACCATGCATCCCACGCCCACTTTATCTCCTGTCTTGACTTTTTGCACCTTGTTCCCGACCTCCGTCACTATACCAACAATCTCATGCCTATAAAATTGACGATTTAATTAAAAGGTTAAGCAGATATATAGAATTAATTGAATGGCTAGGTTTACCCTATTAATCCACCTTTAGAATTGTCTAATGGATGTGTTTGACAGATTAATATAGCTACTTATATTTGACATATAACTATCTATTATTATCACATAGT
It encodes the following:
- the LOC131165331 gene encoding probable mannitol dehydrogenase, which codes for MAKSPEQEHPQKAFGWAARDPSGVLSPFKFSRRATGEKDVTFKVLYCGICHSDLHSLRNDWGNAKYPLLPGHEIVGIVTEVGNKVQKVKTGDKVGVGCMVGSCHSCDNCKHDLENYCPKMILTYATTYYDGTATYGGYSNMMVADEHFVVRIPENMPLDGGAPLLCAGITVYSPLKYYGLDKPGMHVGVVGLGGLGHVAVKFAKAFGVKVTVISTTPNKKNEAMEHLGADSFLVSRDQDQMTAAMSTMDGIIDTVSAVHPLMPLLGLLKSNGKLVMVGLPDRPLELPAFPLVMGRKQVAGSCIGGMKETQEMIDFAAKHNITTDIEVIPMDYVNIAMERLAKGDVRYRFVIDIGNTLTA